The following are encoded together in the Perca flavescens isolate YP-PL-M2 chromosome 22, PFLA_1.0, whole genome shotgun sequence genome:
- the LOC114548849 gene encoding uncharacterized protein LOC114548849, with the protein MALKYFRTLRPILRATYHSKTFGQSIKASLLTVKYYSTATGGEDTGTVAGQTVVTERRGSVVTVAINRPEVRNAVNQETARRLLEELEAFDSDPDLHVAVLHGKGGNFCAGYDLKELANHPASLKLEQDVTKGPGPMGPSRLELSKPLIAAVSGFAVAGGLELALLADLRVVEESAVMGVFCRRFGVPLIDGGTVRLPRLIGLSRALDLILTGRPIGAQEALAYGLANRVVPDGQALQAALQLAEQLSSFPQHCLRADRSSAMYSCYDAPSFTQAMQFEIDHGIPVIQSEAVTGATSFTTGAGKGGKFF; encoded by the exons ATGGCGCTGAAGTATTTTAGGACGTTGAGACCAATTTTAAGGGCTACCTATCACAGTAAAACATTTGGACAGTCGATAAAGGCGAGCTTGTTGACAGTTAAATACTACAGCACTGCAACTGGAGGTGAAGACACAGGAACAG TTGCGGGACAGACTGTGGTCACAGAGCGCAGGGGGTCCGTGGTCACCGTGGCGATAAACCGACCCGAGGTGCGTAATGCGGTGAACCAGGAGACGGCAAGGCGTCTGCTTGAAGAGCTGGAGGCCTTCGACAGTGACCCAGACTTACACGTGGCTGTCCTGCATGGGAAAG GAGGGAATTTCTGTGCTGGTTATGATCTGAAAGAGCTGGCCAATCACCCTGCCTCCCTCAAATTGGAGCAAGATGTCACCAAGGGTCCCGGTCCGATG GGTCCCTCCCGTTTGGAACTGTCTAAGCCGCTGATAGCAGCAGTCAGCGGCTTTGCTGTGGCTGGAGGACTGGAGCTGGCTCTGCTGGCAGATCTGAGAGTGGTGGAGGAGAGCGCCGTCATGGGGGTGTTCTGTCGCAGGTTTG GAGTTCCTCTGATTGACGGAGGTACAGTGCGGCTCCCGCGTCTCATTGGTCTATCACGAGCCCTCGACCTGATTCTGACTGGACGACCAATCGGAGCGCAGGAGGCTCTTGCCTACGGACTGGCAAACAGAGTTGTTCCGGATGGCCAAG CTTTACAGGCAGCCTTGCAGTTAGCAGAGCAGCTCAGCTCCTTCCCTCAGCACTGTCTGCGGGCCGACCGCTCCTCAGCCATGTACAGCTGCTACGATGCTCCCTCCTTCACACAG GCCATGCAGTTTGAGATCGACCACGGAATTCCTGTCATCCAATCAGAAGCTGTCACCGGGGCAACCAGTTTCACTACTGGAGCAGGAAAAGGAGGAAAATTCTTCTAG